The following coding sequences are from one Triticum dicoccoides isolate Atlit2015 ecotype Zavitan chromosome 4A, WEW_v2.0, whole genome shotgun sequence window:
- the LOC119287744 gene encoding uncharacterized protein LOC119287744, with protein MMEAAMYRHWSDLQPELLGLVLKYLPSLSDRVRLRAVCRTWRSNSMLQPLPLPFPWLTLPDGTFLSIPGSEIHRIPVPEGACCQGSIDNWLFLINNANMCSLMNPFSKTALELPNLVAVWECEIRYHSDRKPIFYKLVVPSPLDSSPHSPVVALIMDDGCFHTLCISQPPIATASLRDNKDPRLFLSDVVFFNGKLYAWGRFGQLFIIDLGNDRTISSISCIIYSLGDIGGTPQHLSIAEEYMVKPYLVECGGKLLLVARWFRCTPSSTSYDVFEHKCTAAFQVFEADLHTSPGRWRKATELGGHALFLGQHGSKCLPAVGCSGYDEDCIYFMCDYVWPTSSANPLCDSGVYSMRDGTITPLMSEAAAAPLQRVGQWRPTWFFPPEAV; from the coding sequence ATGATGGAGGCTGCAATGTATCGCCATTGGTCAGATCTTCAGCCGGAACTCCTGGGCCTTGTTCTCAAGTACCTCCCCTCCCTGTCTGACCGTGTTCGTCTAAGAGCAGTCTGTCGCACCTGGCGCTCTAATAGTATGTTGCAGCCCCTTCCTCTGCCATTCCCGTGGCTCACCCTCCCAGACGGTACTTTCCTCAGCATTCCAGGTAGTGAAATTCACCGCATACCTGTACCAGAAGGTGCTTGTTGCCAAGGCTCCATTGACAACTGGCTATTCCTCATTAACAATGCTAATATGtgctcattgatgaatcctttctcCAAGACCGCACTGGAGCTTCCTAATCTAGTGGCTGTTTGGGAGTGTGAGATACGTTACCACTCTGACCGTAAACCAATTTTCTATAAGTTGGTGGTGCCCTCTCCCCTGGACTCGTCACCTCATTCCCCTGTCGTTGCACTAATCATGGACGATGGTTGTTTCCATACACTTTGTATTAGCCAGCCACCAATTGCTACTGCCTCGCTCAGAGATAATAAGGATCCACGATTGTTCCTTAGTGATGTCGTATTCTTCAACGGGAAGTTATACGCATGGGGTCGCTTCGGGCAGCTATTCATCATTGATTTGGGCAATGACCGTACCATTTCATCCATCAGCTGCATAATTTACTCTTTGGGTGATATAGGTGGAACACCGCAACATTTGTCCATAGCAGAGGAGTACATGGTAAAACCATATCTTGTTGAATGTGGTGGTAAACTGTTGCTGGTGGCAAGATGGTTTCGCTGCACGCCAAGTTCGACAAGCTACGATGTCTTTGAACATAAATGTACTGCCGCATTTCAGGTCTTTGAGGCAGACCTGCACACCAGCCCCGGTCGATGGAGAAAGGCCACTGAGTTGGGTGGCCATGCGCTCTTTCTTGGCCAACATGGCTCCAAGTGCCTGCCTGCTGTGGGATGCAGTGGATACGACGAGGATTGCATCTACTTCATGTGTGACTATGTCTGGCCGACCTCTTCTGCAAATCCTCTTTGCGACTCTGGTGTGTACAGCATGAGGGACGGCACAATCACGCCGTTGAtgtcagaggcagcagcagcaccgCTGCAGCGTGTTGGACAGTGGCGGCCCACATGGTTCTTCCCTCCTGAAGCTGTGTGA